One part of the Arachidicoccus terrestris genome encodes these proteins:
- the ribB gene encoding 3,4-dihydroxy-2-butanone-4-phosphate synthase, translating to MLDSIESAIEDIRKGMAVIVVDDEDRENEGDFIIAASKITPEGINFMSKLGRGLICVPISATLAERLDLPLMVSKNTALHATSFTVSIDLLGHGCGTGISAHDRSRTILAMLDDTMQPGNFGRPGHIFPLIASEGGVLRRSGHTEAAIDLARLAGLEPAGVLVEIINEDGTMARLPQLEVLAQEQGLKIISIKDLIEYRLRSESLIEEEMRTEFPSHYGNFTMVVFRERDSDELHFALCKGEWKKDEPVLARVHSGCLMGDIFGSRLCHCGAKLRTAMEMIEKEGKGVVVFLNNEDRGSGLLDKLKAYKLRKDKIASEAHSNVDSSATAITQRDYGVGAQILRHLNATKIRLMGSNPSKHSGLGGFGVELIECMPIGLYSKEQKPAM from the coding sequence ATGCTGGACAGTATAGAAAGCGCTATTGAAGATATTCGAAAGGGAATGGCCGTTATTGTGGTCGACGATGAAGATCGTGAGAACGAAGGAGATTTTATAATTGCTGCTTCGAAAATTACGCCTGAGGGTATTAATTTTATGAGTAAGCTTGGGCGTGGTCTGATATGCGTTCCTATTTCTGCAACGTTAGCAGAAAGGTTGGACCTACCCTTGATGGTGTCAAAGAATACAGCGCTACATGCGACTTCATTTACTGTCAGCATCGACTTATTGGGGCATGGCTGTGGTACGGGAATAAGTGCGCATGACCGGTCCAGAACAATATTGGCAATGCTTGATGATACTATGCAGCCAGGTAATTTTGGCCGACCAGGACATATTTTTCCATTGATTGCCAGTGAAGGCGGCGTTTTGAGACGGTCCGGTCATACTGAAGCTGCTATAGACCTGGCACGTCTGGCCGGTTTGGAACCTGCCGGTGTACTGGTTGAAATTATTAATGAAGACGGGACAATGGCCAGATTGCCGCAGCTCGAAGTGCTGGCACAAGAGCAGGGGTTAAAGATTATTTCTATCAAGGATCTGATTGAGTACAGACTGCGAAGTGAATCATTGATAGAAGAAGAAATGCGGACTGAGTTTCCTTCCCATTATGGGAATTTTACAATGGTGGTGTTTAGGGAAAGGGATTCCGATGAATTACATTTTGCTTTGTGTAAAGGCGAATGGAAGAAGGATGAACCGGTTCTTGCAAGGGTTCACTCGGGTTGTCTGATGGGTGATATATTTGGAAGCCGGTTGTGCCATTGCGGAGCAAAATTACGTACAGCTATGGAAATGATTGAGAAAGAAGGGAAGGGGGTTGTGGTGTTTTTGAACAATGAAGACCGGGGTAGTGGATTACTGGATAAGTTAAAAGCCTATAAATTACGGAAAGATAAGATAGCTTCAGAAGCCCATTCAAATGTTGACTCATCGGCAACTGCAATAACACAGAGAGATTATGGCGTAGGTGCCCAGATTTTGCGCCACCTTAATGCTACTAAGATTAGATTGATGGGCAGTAATCCAAGCAAGCATTCCGGCCTAGGTGGCTTTGGCGTTGAGCTAATTGAATGTATGCCGATTGGTCTTTATTCTAAGGAACAAAAGCCAGCCATGTAG